One genomic segment of Helicobacter enhydrae includes these proteins:
- the mrdA gene encoding penicillin-binding protein 2 produces MLLRFRIIFGFCVLVSIVLIMRIYFLSIKSNVYFEKIAQRNTQKSEVLVPSRGQIIDRNHRFLATNELGFSIAFSPFLNTQKKLDAQIEFLQTIFADINPKEIKKNYYAEYSPYNHLPIVVVPFVSYAEIDSRYTQLLQNPNVIVEPNTKRFYPYGSSASHVIGYAGSANAKEIQKDITAKYTKIVGKLGLEKKYNDFLQGELGNKKTKVNALNQEVEFLSEKPLQNGGDIQISLDIALQEKIDKEFVGKSGAVVVMDLNGEILAAGSYPEYDLNDFVGGISHQKWNDLIENPHKPLINKFSIGTYPPGSVVKMGMALSFLESIGIDEKTLIDTPEYVELGGRKFRDWKIGGHGKSDMVKAIKESVDVYFYVLAQKAGIENIAPTLAQMGFGEKSGIDLPNEAKGIVPTPEWKMRQSGQQWFIGDTINTSIGQGAFLATPIQIARYTALLASGKLPTPHFVTQMNGKKIEYVNQDILTPLQKSKLRFLTLGMYKVCNDPNGGTAYRRTQGSKVPIACKTGTAQVVGIPQEIKKRIKEEEMAYFHRSHGWITAFVPYKNPQYVVTILVEHGGGSKSASPILVNIVNTMKDLGYFNKRIENAQ; encoded by the coding sequence ATGCTTCTAAGATTTAGGATCATTTTTGGTTTTTGCGTCCTTGTGAGCATCGTGCTTATAATGCGTATTTATTTTTTGAGTATCAAATCCAATGTGTATTTTGAAAAAATTGCACAAAGAAATACACAAAAATCTGAAGTTCTAGTGCCATCAAGAGGGCAAATCATCGATCGCAACCATCGATTTTTGGCAACCAATGAATTGGGGTTTTCGATTGCTTTTAGTCCATTTCTAAACACACAAAAAAAGCTTGATGCTCAGATTGAATTTCTACAAACAATATTTGCAGACATCAATCCCAAAGAAATCAAAAAAAACTACTACGCAGAATACTCTCCTTACAATCATCTGCCAATCGTTGTGGTTCCATTTGTGAGTTATGCAGAGATTGATAGCAGATACACTCAACTGCTACAAAACCCCAATGTCATTGTTGAGCCAAACACAAAGAGGTTTTATCCTTATGGCTCTAGTGCTTCGCATGTGATTGGCTATGCAGGATCAGCCAATGCAAAAGAAATCCAAAAAGACATCACAGCCAAATACACAAAGATTGTCGGAAAATTGGGCTTGGAGAAAAAATATAATGATTTTTTGCAAGGGGAATTGGGGAACAAAAAAACCAAAGTCAATGCCCTCAATCAAGAGGTGGAGTTCCTTTCAGAAAAACCCTTACAAAATGGTGGTGACATCCAAATTAGCCTAGATATTGCGTTGCAAGAAAAGATTGACAAAGAGTTTGTTGGCAAAAGTGGGGCTGTCGTGGTGATGGATCTCAATGGTGAGATTTTGGCTGCAGGGAGTTATCCAGAATACGATCTCAATGATTTTGTGGGGGGGATTTCTCATCAAAAGTGGAATGATTTGATTGAAAATCCTCACAAGCCTTTGATTAATAAATTTTCTATCGGCACTTATCCGCCCGGCTCTGTGGTAAAAATGGGAATGGCTTTGAGCTTTTTGGAATCCATAGGCATTGATGAAAAAACATTGATTGATACGCCAGAATATGTGGAGCTTGGTGGTCGTAAGTTTCGAGATTGGAAAATCGGAGGACACGGGAAAAGCGATATGGTCAAAGCAATCAAAGAGAGTGTGGATGTTTATTTTTATGTATTGGCACAAAAAGCAGGGATAGAAAACATTGCCCCCACACTTGCACAGATGGGCTTTGGAGAGAAAAGTGGCATTGATTTGCCCAATGAAGCCAAAGGGATCGTCCCAACTCCTGAGTGGAAAATGCGACAAAGCGGTCAGCAATGGTTTATTGGTGATACTATCAACACATCAATTGGGCAGGGGGCGTTTTTGGCAACTCCTATCCAAATCGCACGCTATACGGCATTGCTTGCAAGTGGCAAACTTCCAACCCCTCATTTCGTCACACAAATGAATGGCAAAAAGATTGAATATGTCAATCAAGACATCCTCACTCCATTGCAAAAAAGCAAATTGCGTTTTTTGACTCTTGGAATGTATAAAGTTTGCAACGATCCCAATGGTGGCACAGCTTACAGACGCACTCAAGGCTCCAAAGTCCCTATCGCTTGCAAAACTGGAACAGCACAAGTGGTAGGAATCCCCCAAGAAATCAAAAAGCGAATCAAAGAAGAAGAAATGGCGTATTTTCATAGGTCTCATGGATGGATTACTGCATTTGTGCCATACAAAAATCCACAATATGTGGTTACAATTTTAGTAGAACACGGCGGAGGTAGTAAATCTGCAAGTCCGATTCTAGTTAATATTGTCAATACAATGAAAGATTTGGGATATTTCAACAAAAGGATAGAAAATGCTCAATAA
- the pseB gene encoding UDP-N-acetylglucosamine 4,6-dehydratase (inverting) — protein MLNNKTILITGGTGSFGKAFIARVLQSYSPKKIIVYSRDELKQYEMAQSINDAQNKMRFFIGDVRDGNRLQKAMEGVDICIHAAALKHVPIAEYNPLECIKTNILGATNVIDSALMHGVEYVVALSTDKAANPINLYGATKLCSDKLFVSANNIKGSKKTKFCVVRYGNVVGSRGSVVPFFKNLIAQGACELPITDERMTRFWITLEDGVKFVLKSLERMHGGEIFIPKIPSMKITDLAKALAPNLPLKIIGIRPGEKLHEVMIPRDDAHLAWEFDDFFILEPSINFQTPVDYSQTQCGEMGKRVGQEFEYSSHSNHLWLDAQGLLKML, from the coding sequence ATGCTCAATAACAAAACGATTTTGATTACAGGTGGGACAGGGAGTTTTGGCAAGGCGTTTATTGCTAGAGTGCTACAAAGCTACTCTCCCAAAAAGATTATTGTCTATAGTCGCGATGAACTTAAACAATATGAAATGGCTCAAAGTATCAATGATGCGCAAAACAAAATGCGGTTTTTCATCGGCGATGTGCGTGATGGGAATAGGTTGCAAAAAGCTATGGAGGGGGTTGATATTTGTATCCACGCAGCCGCACTCAAACATGTTCCGATTGCTGAATACAATCCACTAGAATGTATCAAAACCAATATTTTGGGTGCTACAAATGTCATTGATTCAGCACTTATGCACGGAGTGGAGTATGTGGTCGCTTTGAGCACAGATAAGGCAGCAAATCCTATCAATCTCTATGGTGCGACTAAGCTGTGTTCAGATAAGCTTTTTGTGAGTGCCAACAACATCAAAGGAAGCAAAAAAACCAAATTTTGCGTTGTGCGTTATGGCAATGTCGTGGGCTCAAGGGGAAGTGTGGTGCCATTTTTTAAGAATCTCATTGCACAAGGGGCGTGTGAGTTGCCAATCACTGATGAGAGGATGACGCGGTTTTGGATCACTTTGGAAGATGGCGTGAAGTTTGTGCTCAAAAGCCTTGAGAGAATGCACGGAGGGGAGATTTTTATCCCCAAGATTCCAAGTATGAAAATCACCGATCTTGCCAAGGCTTTGGCTCCAAACCTCCCTCTCAAAATCATCGGCATTCGTCCGGGAGAGAAACTCCACGAGGTGATGATCCCTAGGGATGATGCACATCTTGCTTGGGAGTTTGATGATTTTTTCATTTTGGAGCCGAGTATCAATTTCCAAACTCCTGTTGATTATTCCCAAACACAATGCGGAGAGATGGGCAAGAGAGTAGGGCAGGAGTTTGAATACAGCAGTCATAGCAATCACTTGTGGCTTGATGCACAGGGCTTGTTGAAAATGTTGTAG
- the coaBC gene encoding bifunctional phosphopantothenoylcysteine decarboxylase/phosphopantothenate--cysteine ligase CoaBC produces the protein MKFLQNQRVLLCVSGGIAVYKSLELVRLLQKAGASVRVVMSEGAQRFVTPLSFEALSGAKVLTDGGEDWTSGGANHISYASWADVCIFAPASMNSLAKFAYGIADNAMLSTLLALKAPVLVAPSANTNMYLSSQSQEAMDRLRASGHRVLEAQEGLLACGVYGVGAMVSIEEIAWEAKRWVAQKGFWNQKQVIVSGGGSSEAIDEVRCISNHSSGIQASYFALALYLMGAEVSFVSSRFPIALPRAIKSISVKSAKEYLQAITELRCQMQGEVYYFGVAAIGDFVPTHFTEGKIKKSQNLELTLKQNIDILKSLSGVIKIGFKAEKDSKNANKYARAMLEEKGCDFVCLNVLDSDNPFGASSNAITLLSPDDEIHFDLKDKFALAWEVLEEIARRSDD, from the coding sequence ATGAAGTTTTTACAAAATCAGAGAGTGCTGTTGTGCGTGAGTGGGGGGATTGCGGTTTATAAAAGTTTGGAGCTTGTGCGATTGCTACAAAAAGCAGGGGCTAGTGTGAGGGTGGTGATGAGTGAGGGGGCACAAAGATTTGTCACTCCTTTGAGTTTTGAGGCTTTGAGTGGGGCGAAGGTTTTGACTGATGGGGGAGAGGATTGGACAAGTGGCGGGGCTAATCATATTAGCTATGCTTCTTGGGCTGATGTTTGTATTTTTGCACCTGCTAGTATGAACTCTCTTGCCAAATTTGCCTATGGCATTGCTGATAACGCGATGCTTAGCACACTCCTTGCACTCAAAGCTCCTGTTTTGGTTGCACCTAGTGCCAATACCAATATGTATCTCTCTAGCCAATCTCAAGAGGCGATGGATCGATTGAGGGCAAGTGGGCACAGAGTGCTTGAGGCACAAGAGGGGCTATTGGCTTGTGGAGTGTATGGTGTCGGAGCGATGGTATCTATCGAAGAGATCGCTTGGGAAGCCAAAAGATGGGTCGCTCAAAAAGGTTTTTGGAATCAAAAACAAGTCATTGTGAGTGGTGGGGGGAGTAGTGAAGCAATTGATGAAGTGCGTTGTATCAGCAACCATTCTAGCGGGATTCAGGCAAGTTATTTTGCTTTGGCTTTGTATCTGATGGGGGCAGAGGTGAGTTTTGTGAGTTCTAGATTCCCTATTGCTTTGCCCCGTGCGATCAAAAGTATCTCAGTCAAAAGTGCTAAAGAGTATCTACAAGCCATTACGGAGTTGCGATGTCAAATGCAGGGGGAGGTTTATTATTTTGGCGTTGCTGCGATTGGTGATTTTGTCCCAACGCATTTCACGGAGGGCAAAATCAAAAAAAGTCAGAATCTAGAGCTAACCTTGAAGCAAAATATCGATATTCTAAAAAGCCTTAGCGGAGTGATCAAGATTGGATTCAAAGCCGAAAAAGACTCCAAAAATGCCAACAAATACGCAAGGGCAATGCTAGAGGAGAAAGGATGTGATTTTGTCTGTTTGAATGTGTTAGATTCTGATAATCCCTTTGGGGCTTCTAGCAATGCCATCACGCTTCTTAGCCCAGATGATGAAATCCATTTTGATTTGAAAGATAAATTTGCATTGGCGTGGGAAGTGCTAGAAGAAATTGCAAGGCGTAGCGATGATTGA
- the uppS gene encoding polyprenyl diphosphate synthase, whose product MDGNGRWATNQGKRRVEGHKKGVEVVREITQWSARSQIETLTLYAFSTENWRRPQYEVEFLMKMLHNFLKSELETYMQNNIRFFAIGDLSNFSKPLQKQILEVQEATQNNTALNQVLALNYGARDEIARAVLKSKQALAMAQGAKEVEQIIEDSLDTQEFGDVDLLIRTGGEQRLSNFLLWQCFYAELFFSPTLWPDFNVLELESIVDAFHQRSRRFGGL is encoded by the coding sequence ATGGACGGCAATGGGCGATGGGCGACCAATCAGGGGAAGCGGAGGGTAGAGGGGCACAAAAAGGGGGTGGAAGTGGTGCGTGAAATCACACAATGGAGTGCTAGAAGTCAGATTGAAACCCTAACACTCTATGCGTTTTCTACAGAAAACTGGAGGCGTCCGCAGTATGAAGTCGAATTTTTGATGAAAATGTTGCACAATTTTTTGAAATCAGAGCTTGAAACATATATGCAAAACAACATTCGCTTTTTTGCGATTGGAGATCTTTCTAACTTCTCCAAACCACTGCAAAAGCAAATTTTGGAAGTGCAAGAAGCTACACAGAACAACACAGCACTCAATCAAGTCTTGGCATTGAATTATGGTGCAAGAGATGAAATCGCGCGTGCGGTTTTGAAATCCAAGCAAGCACTTGCAATGGCACAAGGTGCCAAAGAGGTTGAGCAAATCATAGAGGATTCTTTGGATACTCAGGAGTTTGGAGATGTGGATCTACTCATACGCACAGGAGGGGAGCAACGCCTCTCTAATTTTTTGCTTTGGCAGTGTTTTTATGCAGAGCTTTTTTTCTCCCCCACACTTTGGCCAGATTTCAATGTCTTGGAATTAGAATCGATTGTAGATGCGTTTCACCAACGCTCAAGGCGTTTTGGAGGCTTGTGA
- a CDS encoding ABC transporter ATP-binding protein/permease, with amino-acid sequence MKKINDLQRLRFLTTRKDKVQLLILIIMTFILSVIETIGVGIIMPFITFASNPSLLLDNKYGSPIYHFFNFSSTKEFMFAFSGALIAFYIFRSTYNIFYNYKINLFAFEKYHNLAYRVFQKLLRLNYAEFVNKNSDLLRRNILNDTLNSSNYVRSFLLLCSETISIVFLYSILLLISWKMTLVLTAILSAKVLLITKTISKTLGKKGEERMRIEGGFLGLLSNTFGNFKIIKLKDSQNRLEEAFLSQGLNRAKVEITAQTLMTIPKNFLESIGFCILIASVAYILYKYDDASAVLPIISMYALALYKILPSVNKILEQFNAMKINQKSLEIVYDELKDIPYAEGDERIDFANTISLQNVSFGYYEDKTIITNCNLTIQKGDRVAFVGPSGAGKSTLVDIISGFYAPNVGEIYIDGRKLTLENIRSWRKKFGYIPQSIYLFDGSVGENIAFGSKYDSKRIAEVCKIAKIDTFLNEHQGIDTKVGDGGIKLSGGQKQRIGIARAIYDNPEILVLDEATSALDNEVEAQIMDEIYELSQDKTLLVIAHRLSTVERCDYRIQIQPHKPPKRLERW; translated from the coding sequence ATGAAAAAAATCAATGACTTGCAAAGATTGAGATTTCTCACAACAAGAAAGGACAAAGTCCAGCTTTTGATACTAATCATTATGACTTTTATCCTATCTGTGATTGAAACCATCGGAGTGGGTATCATTATGCCTTTTATCACCTTTGCTTCCAACCCCTCACTACTGCTAGACAACAAATACGGCTCCCCAATCTATCATTTTTTCAATTTCTCTAGCACCAAAGAGTTTATGTTTGCTTTTAGCGGAGCTTTGATCGCGTTTTATATATTCCGCTCTACATACAATATCTTTTACAATTACAAAATCAATCTTTTTGCCTTTGAAAAATACCACAACCTCGCCTATCGAGTGTTTCAAAAATTGCTACGCCTAAACTATGCTGAATTTGTCAATAAAAATTCTGATCTTTTGAGGAGAAACATTCTTAACGATACTCTCAATTCCTCTAATTATGTTCGTTCCTTTTTGCTTCTATGTTCAGAAACGATCAGTATTGTGTTTTTGTATTCTATTTTATTGTTGATTAGCTGGAAAATGACTCTTGTTTTGACTGCTATTTTGAGTGCCAAAGTTCTTTTGATCACCAAAACGATTTCCAAAACTTTGGGGAAAAAGGGTGAGGAAAGAATGCGGATAGAGGGTGGATTTCTTGGTTTGCTTTCTAACACTTTTGGAAATTTCAAAATCATTAAACTCAAAGATTCTCAAAATCGGCTTGAAGAAGCTTTTTTGTCTCAAGGCTTAAATCGTGCAAAAGTCGAAATCACTGCCCAAACCCTAATGACAATACCCAAAAACTTCTTGGAAAGCATTGGCTTTTGTATCCTCATTGCTTCAGTTGCCTATATCCTCTACAAATACGATGATGCAAGTGCGGTTTTGCCCATCATCTCAATGTATGCCCTAGCGCTTTATAAAATCCTGCCCTCTGTCAATAAAATCTTAGAGCAATTCAATGCTATGAAAATCAACCAAAAATCTTTGGAGATTGTTTATGATGAACTCAAAGATATCCCCTATGCAGAGGGAGATGAGAGGATTGATTTTGCAAACACAATTTCTCTACAAAATGTTTCTTTTGGCTATTATGAAGACAAAACGATTATCACAAACTGCAATCTCACAATCCAAAAGGGAGATAGAGTGGCTTTTGTGGGACCAAGTGGAGCTGGGAAAAGCACGCTTGTAGATATTATCTCAGGGTTTTATGCTCCAAATGTCGGAGAAATCTACATCGATGGACGCAAACTCACTTTGGAAAACATCAGATCTTGGCGTAAGAAGTTTGGCTACATTCCCCAAAGTATCTATCTCTTTGATGGGAGTGTTGGGGAAAATATCGCATTTGGCTCAAAATATGATTCAAAACGCATTGCCGAGGTGTGCAAAATCGCAAAAATCGATACTTTTCTCAATGAACATCAAGGCATTGATACAAAAGTAGGAGATGGAGGGATCAAGCTTAGTGGAGGACAAAAACAAAGGATTGGAATCGCACGAGCAATCTATGATAATCCTGAAATCCTTGTGCTAGATGAGGCGACAAGTGCGTTGGATAACGAAGTAGAGGCACAGATTATGGACGAGATCTATGAGCTTAGTCAAGATAAAACGCTTTTAGTCATCGCACATCGTTTAAGCACGGTAGAGAGATGTGATTATCGTATCCAAATCCAGCCTCACAAGCCTCCAAAACGCCTTGAGCGTTGGTGA
- a CDS encoding acyltransferase has product MAYIHSSAIVEEPSSIGSQTKIWHFSHILPHCIIGQNCVIGQNCCIGPNVQIGDGVKIQNNVSLYKGIICESDVFIGPSVVFTNVINPRSFINRKEEFKQTHLAQGCSIGANSTILCGVKIGKYAFIGAGSVVTKDVKPYALVLGNPARQVGWIDKGGQKMVFENNIAIDSYDGCKYVEKNQEILEFE; this is encoded by the coding sequence ATGGCATACATTCACTCTAGTGCCATTGTAGAAGAGCCCTCTAGCATTGGGAGCCAAACAAAGATTTGGCATTTTTCTCACATTTTGCCCCATTGTATCATTGGGCAGAATTGCGTGATTGGGCAGAATTGTTGTATCGGTCCAAATGTGCAGATTGGCGATGGAGTGAAAATCCAAAACAATGTGAGCTTATACAAAGGCATCATCTGTGAAAGCGATGTGTTCATCGGACCTAGTGTTGTTTTCACCAATGTCATCAATCCTAGAAGCTTCATCAATCGCAAAGAAGAGTTTAAGCAAACGCACCTTGCTCAAGGCTGCTCAATTGGTGCAAACAGCACGATTCTTTGTGGTGTGAAAATTGGCAAATATGCGTTTATCGGAGCTGGAAGTGTGGTAACCAAAGATGTCAAACCCTATGCCCTAGTGCTCGGCAATCCCGCTAGACAAGTTGGCTGGATAGATAAAGGGGGGCAAAAAATGGTTTTTGAAAACAACATCGCGATTGATAGCTATGATGGATGCAAATATGTAGAAAAAAATCAAGAAATTTTGGAGTTTGAATGA
- a CDS encoding Gfo/Idh/MocA family protein, whose product MRRFGITGVGGFVAPRHLRAIKECGGEVVCALDIHDSVGIIDSYFPQTHFFTEFERFDRHIEKLKREKEGIDYLSICSPNYLHDAHIRLALRNGADAICEKPLVLNPWNLDALLELEEEYQQRIYTILQLRHHPKIIELKKRVQEELSDNPSKIYEIDLTYITSRGNWYFTSWKGDESKSGGIASNIGIHFFDMLIWIFGTYSDVALHYSTPKTKAGFLRLKHAEVKWFLSVDSQTLPKHIQEKGIPTFRTLKINNEELEFSEGFTDLHTQSYAKILGREGFRAFEAKPSIDLTYKIRNMQPKIGDCLHPLLKGENGIHSL is encoded by the coding sequence ATGAGGAGATTTGGTATCACAGGCGTTGGGGGCTTTGTCGCTCCAAGACATCTTAGAGCGATCAAAGAATGTGGTGGGGAAGTTGTTTGTGCATTGGACATTCACGATAGTGTCGGAATCATAGATAGCTATTTTCCACAAACGCACTTTTTCACAGAATTTGAACGCTTTGATCGTCATATTGAGAAACTCAAGCGAGAAAAAGAGGGGATTGATTATTTGAGTATATGTTCCCCAAACTACCTACACGACGCCCACATTCGTTTGGCATTACGCAATGGTGCTGATGCCATTTGTGAAAAACCCCTTGTGCTCAACCCTTGGAATCTAGACGCACTCCTAGAGCTTGAAGAAGAATACCAACAACGCATTTATACGATTTTGCAGTTACGCCACCACCCCAAAATCATTGAGCTCAAAAAGCGAGTACAAGAGGAGCTATCAGACAATCCCTCCAAAATCTATGAAATTGATTTGACTTATATCACGAGCCGTGGGAATTGGTATTTCACAAGTTGGAAAGGCGATGAGAGCAAAAGTGGTGGGATTGCAAGCAATATCGGTATCCATTTTTTTGATATGTTGATTTGGATTTTTGGCACATACTCTGATGTTGCCCTGCATTATTCTACGCCCAAAACCAAAGCGGGTTTTTTGCGTCTAAAACACGCTGAAGTCAAGTGGTTTTTGAGTGTGGATTCTCAAACTCTGCCCAAACATATCCAAGAAAAAGGTATCCCAACTTTTAGAACACTCAAGATTAACAATGAGGAGCTTGAGTTTAGCGAGGGCTTTACGGATCTGCACACACAGAGTTATGCAAAAATACTTGGGAGAGAGGGATTTAGGGCTTTTGAGGCGAAGCCATCGATTGATCTAACTTACAAAATCCGCAATATGCAGCCAAAGATAGGGGATTGCCTCCACCCTCTTTTGAAAGGTGAAAATGGCATACATTCACTCTAG
- a CDS encoding GDP-L-fucose synthase family protein — protein MKQSSKIFIAGHRGLVGSAILQHLQSLGYTQIITRTHSELDLTDFNQVGEFFAQHDIEYVFFCAAKVGGILANNTLRADFIYQNLAMQNAIIYHAYKHNVKKLLFLGSSCIYPKNAPQPITEDALLGSPLEYTNEPYAIAKIAGLKMCESFNLQYGTNFLSVMPTNLYGENDNFSLEHSHVLPALIAKFHFAKLLATHQTQALEQSFGDPSHLERYGIFADKVVLWGSGNPRREFLHSSDMARACVFVMEKLNFQDLICGQKEIKNTHLNIGYGEDISIRDLATLVREIVGFEGEIAFDCSKPDGTMRKLLDTSKLNDLGWKPSIDLKEGIAQTYKHYLAQKAHK, from the coding sequence ATGAAACAATCAAGCAAAATCTTTATCGCAGGACATCGCGGACTTGTAGGATCTGCTATTTTGCAACACCTACAATCATTGGGCTATACCCAAATCATCACACGCACACATTCAGAGCTGGATTTGACAGACTTCAATCAAGTCGGAGAGTTTTTTGCCCAACACGACATCGAATATGTGTTTTTTTGTGCAGCAAAAGTGGGGGGGATTTTAGCCAACAACACTCTAAGGGCTGATTTCATCTACCAAAATCTAGCAATGCAAAATGCCATCATTTACCACGCTTACAAACACAATGTCAAAAAGCTTCTTTTCCTTGGATCAAGTTGTATCTATCCCAAAAATGCCCCACAACCTATCACAGAAGACGCCCTGCTAGGCAGTCCGCTAGAATACACCAATGAGCCTTATGCGATTGCCAAGATTGCAGGATTGAAAATGTGTGAATCTTTCAATCTACAATATGGCACCAATTTCCTCTCTGTAATGCCGACTAATCTTTATGGAGAAAATGATAATTTTAGTCTTGAGCATTCCCATGTCCTCCCTGCTTTGATTGCAAAATTCCACTTTGCAAAACTATTGGCAACCCATCAAACCCAAGCATTAGAACAAAGCTTTGGCGACCCTAGTCATCTAGAGCGTTATGGGATTTTTGCTGACAAAGTCGTGCTGTGGGGGAGTGGGAATCCACGACGCGAATTTTTGCATTCAAGCGATATGGCGAGGGCTTGTGTTTTTGTGATGGAAAAACTAAATTTTCAAGATTTGATTTGTGGGCAAAAAGAAATCAAAAACACACATCTCAATATCGGCTATGGAGAAGACATTTCTATCCGAGATTTGGCAACTCTTGTGCGTGAGATTGTGGGTTTTGAGGGGGAAATCGCTTTTGATTGTAGCAAACCCGATGGCACGATGCGAAAACTGCTTGACACTTCCAAACTCAATGATTTGGGGTGGAAACCCTCTATCGATCTCAAAGAGGGCATTGCACAAACCTACAAACATTATCTTGCACAAAAGGCACACAAATGA
- a CDS encoding aminopeptidase P family protein — protein sequence MNLYTQRLNALRVEMEKSNVDVYLVLTSDPHLSEYLPDFWKSRQWLSGFSGSQGSLVITKDYAALWADGRYWLQAEKELSGSGIELQKQNASNTYTQWLENNLLEGQTLATDFRVLPLFALENLREKLEHKHIKITHQDFITSLWNDRPILPKSLVYEHIQAPHSRAEKLSKVREKMREYGTDYHFITTLDDITWITNLRGSDVSYNPVFLAFLLISYDEVLLFADVSKFSEALIEKLQQENIKLLPYEAVEKTLESLKDKHILLDSNKMTAHLANIAEKHNVLVKEDNPSQLLKACKSKKEIEDIQEAMRHDGVALCNFFAWLEEALEAKELLSELDIDKKLTYFRAKSPLYISDSFATIAGFNANGAQPHYRATQEQFAYLQGQGLLLIDSGGQYTKGTTDITRVVPIGEPSKEQKRDYTLVLKAHIALASSAFPIDIPMPLLDSITRSALWKEQINYIHGTGHGVGYFLNVHEGPQVISYFAPPLPRTQAKIGMISSIEPGIYRAGKWGVRLENLVANQKVENPKEKDFGEFLYFETLTLCPFEISCIDTTLLSESEKTWLNQYHNKVLQELGDRVEGKAKAWLEKKAVSL from the coding sequence ATGAATCTTTATACACAACGCTTAAACGCCTTGCGTGTAGAAATGGAAAAATCAAATGTTGATGTGTATTTGGTGCTAACTTCTGATCCACATCTATCAGAATATTTGCCAGATTTTTGGAAAAGTAGGCAATGGCTAAGTGGCTTTAGTGGTTCTCAAGGCTCTCTTGTGATAACAAAGGATTATGCAGCCCTTTGGGCAGATGGCAGATATTGGCTACAAGCCGAAAAAGAATTAAGTGGGAGTGGCATAGAATTACAAAAGCAAAATGCTAGCAACACCTACACACAATGGCTAGAAAATAATCTTTTAGAAGGACAAACATTGGCTACTGATTTTAGGGTGTTGCCTCTTTTTGCCTTAGAAAATTTGCGTGAAAAATTAGAGCATAAGCATATCAAGATAACACATCAAGACTTTATTACAAGTTTGTGGAATGATCGCCCTATATTGCCCAAATCCCTTGTATATGAGCATATTCAAGCTCCACATAGCAGAGCAGAAAAACTCTCCAAAGTGCGAGAGAAAATGCGTGAATATGGCACAGATTATCATTTTATCACAACGCTTGATGATATCACTTGGATAACCAATCTAAGAGGCAGTGATGTTTCCTACAATCCAGTATTTCTTGCCTTTTTGTTAATCTCTTATGATGAGGTGCTTTTGTTTGCAGATGTTTCAAAGTTTTCTGAAGCATTGATAGAAAAATTGCAACAAGAAAACATCAAGCTTCTACCCTATGAAGCTGTAGAAAAAACATTAGAATCTTTGAAAGACAAGCATATCTTATTAGATAGCAACAAAATGACTGCACATCTAGCAAATATCGCAGAAAAACATAATGTCCTAGTCAAAGAGGACAATCCAAGCCAATTACTCAAAGCATGTAAAAGCAAAAAAGAAATAGAGGATATACAAGAGGCTATGCGACACGATGGTGTCGCACTTTGCAATTTTTTTGCGTGGCTAGAGGAGGCATTAGAAGCCAAAGAATTGCTTAGTGAATTAGATATTGACAAAAAGCTAACCTATTTTAGGGCTAAAAGCCCACTTTATATTTCAGATAGTTTTGCAACCATAGCAGGATTTAATGCTAATGGAGCACAGCCTCATTATCGGGCTACACAAGAGCAGTTTGCATATTTGCAAGGTCAAGGACTTCTGCTCATTGATTCTGGAGGGCAATATACCAAAGGCACGACAGATATTACTCGTGTTGTGCCTATTGGGGAGCCAAGCAAAGAGCAAAAGAGGGATTATACCCTTGTGCTAAAGGCTCATATTGCTCTAGCTTCTAGTGCTTTTCCCATAGATATTCCTATGCCACTTTTAGATTCTATTACCCGATCTGCACTTTGGAAAGAACAAATCAATTATATTCACGGCACAGGGCATGGCGTAGGGTATTTTCTCAATGTGCATGAGGGTCCCCAAGTGATTTCTTACTTTGCCCCCCCTCTCCCTAGGACACAAGCCAAAATAGGAATGATAAGTTCCATTGAACCCGGAATCTATCGTGCAGGGAAATGGGGTGTGAGACTAGAAAATCTTGTGGCAAATCAAAAAGTAGAAAATCCCAAAGAAAAAGACTTTGGCGAATTTTTATACTTTGAGACATTAACCCTTTGTCCTTTTGAGATTTCTTGTATTGACACTACGCTTTTAAGTGAAAGTGAAAAGACATGGCTAAATCAATACCATAATAAAGTGCTTCAAGAATTAGGAGATAGAGTAGAGGGAAAAGCAAAGGCATGGTTAGAAAAAAAGGCAGTTTCTCTGTAG